In a single window of the Cydia pomonella isolate Wapato2018A chromosome 2, ilCydPomo1, whole genome shotgun sequence genome:
- the LOC133532893 gene encoding transmembrane protease serine 11D-like codes for MSSNMFWLTFFNGLVIISALESRIFNGNLLRPREHGYLVQLDIDSIYKCSGSIISERWILSSAHCFSFTVNMINVFQKAGTGRKKHIATVSSDRIIIHSNYVHHNNEVANRDNDIALLKTTKEISFNDNIWAIKVAKSSPSIGQSAVIAGYGDNESKQLLPKEGIVRITQCPYIIEHLLCSFDKVRAGNADSGGALTWQGRLVGVISASCTEADQLGVENCTTVYANVAAHYNWITDWVKISDS; via the coding sequence ATGAGTAGCAATATGTTCTGGTTAACATTTTTTAATGGTCTAGTAATAATAAGTGCATTAGAATCTCGAATTTTCAACGGCAACTTATTGCGTCCACGAGAGCACGGGTATCTGGTACAGCTCGATATAGATTCTATATACAAGTGCAGTGGTTCAATTATCAGTGAAAGATGGATTCTTTCCTCCGCACATTGCTTTTCATTTACTGTGAATATGATAAACGTCTTTCAGAAGGCTGGGACTGGAAGGAAAAAACACATAGCAACAGTAAGCtcagatagaattataatacATTCAAATTATGTTCACCATAACAATGAGGTTGCAAATAGAGATAATGACATAGCTTTGCTCAAAACTACGAAGGAAATAAgttttaatgataatatttgGGCGATTAAAGTTGCAAAAAGTTCGCCGAGCATTGGACAATCGGCTGTCATAGCTGGGTACGGGGACAATGAATCTAAGCAGCTACTGCCTAAGGAAGGCATAGTTCGTATCACGCAGTGCCCTTACATAATTGAGCATTTGCTGTGTTCGTTCGATAAAGTAAGGGCAGGAAACGCGGACTCTGGAGGAGCGCTGACTTGGCAAGGCAGACTTGTGGGAGTAATTTCAGCGAGTTGTACTGAGGCTGATCAATTGGGTGTAGAAAATTGTACGACTGTATATGCAAATGTTGCCGCTCATTATAATTGGATTACTGATTGGGTGAAGATATCAgattcataa